From the genome of Notolabrus celidotus isolate fNotCel1 chromosome 5, fNotCel1.pri, whole genome shotgun sequence, one region includes:
- the slc25a1a gene encoding tricarboxylate transport protein A, mitochondrial encodes MSSLLKPFSVCEGPCESSCVRRGSPSSAPHQPPPSSRCLAAAAAASGMGSLPAHQRSYAARRNLAAAAIGGRKLTHPGKAILAGGIAGGIEICITFPTEYVKTQLQLDERANPPRYRGIGDCVKLTVQDHGLRGLYRGLSSLLYGSIPKSAVRFGTFEMLSNPMRDATGRLDNTRSLLCGLVAGIAEAIVVVCPMETLKVKMIHDQCSLRPRYRGFFHGVSEIIREQGVRGTYQGLTATVLKQGTNQAIRFYVMNLLRNWYKGDDPRKEMHPIVTAMFGATAGAASVFGNTPLDVVKTRMQGLEAHRYKNTVDCAFQILKQEGPQAFYKGTVPRLGRVCLDVAIVFVIYEEVVKLLNNVWKTQ; translated from the exons ATGTCCTCACTGCTGAAGCCGTTTTCGGTGTGTGAGGGGCCGTGTGAGAGCTCCTGTGTGAGGAGAGGATCGCCGAGCTCTGCGCCCCATCAGCCGCCCCCTTCATCCCGGTGTCTGGCTGCGGCTGCTGCCGCCTCGGGGATGGGCTCTCTGCCGGCTCACCAGCGGTCGTACGCGGCGAGGAGAAACCTGGCGGCGGCTGCAATCGGAGGGAGGAAACTAACGCATCCTGGGAAGGCTATCCTTGCAG GTGGCATTGCTGGAGGAATAGAGATCTGCATCACATTCCCAACAGAATACGTCAAAACCCAGCTGCAGCTGGACGAGAGAGCCAACCCACCGCGGTACAGAGGAATCG gtgactGTGTGAAGTTGACTGTGCAGGATCACGGGCTCAGAGGGTTGTACCGAGGCCTCAGCTCCCTGCTATATGGATCGATACCCAAGTCTGCAGTGAG ATTCGGCACATTTGAAATGCTCAGCAACCCGATGCGAGATGCAACGGGTCGACTAGACAACACGCGGAGCCTCCTCTGTGGTTTAGTGGCTGGTATAGCAGAGGCAATTGTAGTTGTGTGCCCAATGGAAACACTAAAG GTGAAGATGATCCACGACCAGTGTTCCCTCAGACCTCGTTATAGAGGATTCTTCCATGGAGTTAGTGAGATTATTAGAGAACAGG gAGTAAGAGGGACGTATCAGGGTCTGACAGCAACGGTACTGAAACAAGGAACCAATCAGGCCATCCGGTTCTATGTGATGAATCTGCTTCGTAATTGGTACAAAG GTGATGACCCTAGAAAAGAAATGCACCCGATCGTCACAGCTATGTTTGGAGCGACAGCGGGAGCTGCTAGTGTCTTTGGAAACACGCCTCTGGATGTGGTGAAGACGCGGATGCAG GGTTTGGAGGCGCATCGTTACAAAAACACAGTGGACTGTGCCTTCCAGATCTTAAAGCAGGAAGGACCGCAGGC GTTTTACAAAGGAACTGTTCCCAGACTGGGCCGGGTGTGCTTGGATGTGGCCATAGTCTTCGTCATCTATGAGGAGGTGGTGAAACTTCTCAACAACGTTTGGAAGACGCAGTAA
- the LOC117812899 gene encoding F-box only protein 39-like isoform X2 yields the protein MDTKFNPLQSYSEEEYYADISDLSDDYQRNSSAGGWGSLPDLCLHNVFVFLEDQDRRSADLACRHWHHVMRSPSLWRFHIFNFSGRQGKYMQSEYYSAMAYASSLGSYLETMEVCVVPPRKSYVAHRLEQAISGLLSELTRVRAPIRSISITRLDLDRTSWKKSLRNSLVKRVTDFLQRGDARITSVSLNGMRNHLAHGLDLLSALTNSQRRSSPRGFISSLDLRGFFSSSVHVNTNPQVPYILSQLKGLTDLSLSYSYLSDEVLTALQHRPQGQRRHPSRDGNPLERLALHCSCYEYHRQRLNIDLSNGNEPLNEELLELVKQCECLEDLRVWAFLDISTVERLLHIRLTKRSLLNKIRLGIYSSDEYEEQKAQLEQITSSYLQLHPELDLYVMICPFV from the exons ATGGATACAAAGTTCAACCCACTGCAAAGTTACAGTGAAGAGGAGTATTATGCAGACATCTCTGATCTGAGCGATGACTACCAGAGGAATAGCTCGGCAGGTGGTTGGGGGTCACTGCCGGATTTGTGCCTACAcaatgtctttgtgtttctagAGGACCAAGATCGTAGGAGTGCAGACCTGGCTTGTCGTCACTGGCACCATGTCATGcgctctccatctctctggcGCTTTCACATCTTCAACTTCAGTGGTCGTCAGGGCAAATACATGCAATCTGAGTACTACTCTGCAATGGCCTATGCCAGCAGTTTGGGAAGCTACCTGGAGACAATGGAGGTGTGTGTGGTTCCTCCACGCAAGTCCTATGTAGCCCATCGGCTGGAGCAAGCCATCAGTGGGCTGTTGTCTGAGCTGACAAG AGTAAGGGCCCCAATCCGCTCCATTTCCATCACACGGCTGGATCTGGACCGGACCTCCTGGAAAAAAAGTCTCAGAAACTCTCTGGTGAAAAGAGTGACTGACTTCCTTCAGAGAGGGGACGCAAGGATTACCTCTGTTAGTCTTAATGGGATGAGAAACCACCTGGCTCAT GGTCTGGATCTGCTTTCTGCTCTAACAAACTCGCAGAGGCGCTCCTCTCCCAGGGGCTTCATCTCATCTTTGGACTTGAGAGGATTCTTCTCAAGCTCAGTGCATGTCAACACGAACCCCCAGGTGCCCTACATCTTGAGCCAACTAAAAGGCCTCACCGACCTGAGCCTAAGTTACTCCTATCTGTCAGATGAGGTGCTAACAGCTCTCCAGCACAGACCCCAAGGACAGAGGCGGCACCCCAGTAGAGACGGGAACCCATTGGAAAGACTTGCACTGCACTGCAGTTGTTATGAGTACCATCGACAG CGTTTGAACATCGACCTGAGCAACGGCAATGAACCTTTGAatgaggagctgctggagctggTCAAGCAGTGTGAGTgtctggaggatctgagagtcTGGGCTTTCTTGGACATTAGCACTGTGGAGAGGCTGCTGCACATCAGACTGACAAAAAGGAGCTTACTTAACAAGATCAGA TTGGGAATCTACTCCTCGGATGAATATGAGGAGCAGAAAGCACAGCTGGAGCAAATAACATCTTCCTACCTGCAGCTCCATCCTGAACTGGACTTATATGTCATGATCTGCCCCTTTGTATGA
- the LOC117812899 gene encoding F-box only protein 39-like isoform X1 — protein MDTKFNPLQSYSEEEYYADISDLSDDYQRNSSAGGWGSLPDLCLHNVFVFLEDQDRRSADLACRHWHHVMRSPSLWRFHIFNFSGRQGKYMQSEYYSAMAYASSLGSYLETMEVCVVPPRKSYVAHRLEQAISGLLSELTRVRAPIRSISITRLDLDRTSWKKSLRNSLVKRVTDFLQRGDARITSVSLNGMRNHLAHGLDLLSALTNSQRRSSPRGFISSLDLRGFFSSSVHVNTNPQVPYILSQLKGLTDLSLSYSYLSDEVLTALQHRPQGQRRHPSRDGNPLERLALHCSCYEYHRQLVSGSSWTNLVSTCPKLKVMLTVNHIVNTNWLARILVPEIPLTEFDMTVLYPTGSPWSVRPILHNLLPQYRRSLQRLNIDLSNGNEPLNEELLELVKQCECLEDLRVWAFLDISTVERLLHIRLTKRSLLNKIRLGIYSSDEYEEQKAQLEQITSSYLQLHPELDLYVMICPFV, from the exons ATGGATACAAAGTTCAACCCACTGCAAAGTTACAGTGAAGAGGAGTATTATGCAGACATCTCTGATCTGAGCGATGACTACCAGAGGAATAGCTCGGCAGGTGGTTGGGGGTCACTGCCGGATTTGTGCCTACAcaatgtctttgtgtttctagAGGACCAAGATCGTAGGAGTGCAGACCTGGCTTGTCGTCACTGGCACCATGTCATGcgctctccatctctctggcGCTTTCACATCTTCAACTTCAGTGGTCGTCAGGGCAAATACATGCAATCTGAGTACTACTCTGCAATGGCCTATGCCAGCAGTTTGGGAAGCTACCTGGAGACAATGGAGGTGTGTGTGGTTCCTCCACGCAAGTCCTATGTAGCCCATCGGCTGGAGCAAGCCATCAGTGGGCTGTTGTCTGAGCTGACAAG AGTAAGGGCCCCAATCCGCTCCATTTCCATCACACGGCTGGATCTGGACCGGACCTCCTGGAAAAAAAGTCTCAGAAACTCTCTGGTGAAAAGAGTGACTGACTTCCTTCAGAGAGGGGACGCAAGGATTACCTCTGTTAGTCTTAATGGGATGAGAAACCACCTGGCTCAT GGTCTGGATCTGCTTTCTGCTCTAACAAACTCGCAGAGGCGCTCCTCTCCCAGGGGCTTCATCTCATCTTTGGACTTGAGAGGATTCTTCTCAAGCTCAGTGCATGTCAACACGAACCCCCAGGTGCCCTACATCTTGAGCCAACTAAAAGGCCTCACCGACCTGAGCCTAAGTTACTCCTATCTGTCAGATGAGGTGCTAACAGCTCTCCAGCACAGACCCCAAGGACAGAGGCGGCACCCCAGTAGAGACGGGAACCCATTGGAAAGACTTGCACTGCACTGCAGTTGTTATGAGTACCATCGACAG CTGGTGTCAGGCAGCTCATGGACAAATTTGGTCTCAACCTGCCCTAAGCTAAAGGTCATGCTTACAGTTAACCATATCGTCAACACTAACTGGCTTGCACGGATCCTGGTGCCTGAGATTCCCCTGACTGAATTCGACATGACAGTTTTATACCCCACCGGTAGTCCCTGGAGTGTTAGGCCCATCCTCCATAACCTGCTGCCTCAGTACAGACGCAGTCTGCAG CGTTTGAACATCGACCTGAGCAACGGCAATGAACCTTTGAatgaggagctgctggagctggTCAAGCAGTGTGAGTgtctggaggatctgagagtcTGGGCTTTCTTGGACATTAGCACTGTGGAGAGGCTGCTGCACATCAGACTGACAAAAAGGAGCTTACTTAACAAGATCAGA TTGGGAATCTACTCCTCGGATGAATATGAGGAGCAGAAAGCACAGCTGGAGCAAATAACATCTTCCTACCTGCAGCTCCATCCTGAACTGGACTTATATGTCATGATCTGCCCCTTTGTATGA